From a region of the Euwallacea similis isolate ESF13 chromosome 3, ESF131.1, whole genome shotgun sequence genome:
- the HSPC300 gene encoding protein BRICK1, which produces MAAPAGRGEGVQKQIQQDWVNREYVEIITISIKKITDFLNSFDLSCRSKLAVLNEKLTTLERKIDYLEACVTKGETLT; this is translated from the exons ATGGCTGCACCAGCAGGTAGAGGCGAGGGCGtccaaaaacaaattcaacAGGATTGGGTCAACAGAGAATACGTCGAAATAATAACGATTAGCATCAAGAAAATCACAGATTTCCTGAATTCGTTTG ATCTCTCCTGCCGATCAAAACTGGCTGTTCTCAACGAGAAACTAACCACACTGGAAAGGAAAATTGACTATTTGGAAGCCTGT GTCACAAAAGGAGAAACCCTTACATGA
- the hdm gene encoding meiosis-specific with OB domain-containing protein, with protein MDKIKSNYNRVALQRVDLKNLNTNLTNVIVIGIIIGKQRPNIFVSQTSESGPITKAVWNFTIRDSMQHYINVSYWGSAEQILEANDKFRTGSVVEIVNPQIIVRKLEDKSEYFRPMVTSPYKLSLNERSAIVSHSDGTQRFKELLHISTKPTAMFVPLHDILTRGQSIKYADVLGAVRGLNSIRTVNTKNNQTIQVRDVEVFDYSAPSFKISIWEPDIITRSEAWKPRTTILFLADLKIEWSEFHKAYIGQTSGRTIVTENPAMSKETKELYEYAQVAPIETFDIVEQFVASLPAGSIAVDEVVTVNQLHHRINRCLTNKQTGNSSFTVVLFAFVTQLDLDGLIRPYVVKCGYCKVLINQVTCENPDCRAVFDNDLAEQELAFNVNISLSDHTGTLKKCKLGGPTAEEVLKCSPKQFASMSEEEKCNLKWLYLLEQCKVHVAVIFALSQTPIVSVLHVERANPVEVSRKLPVY; from the coding sequence atggataaaataaaatcaaattacaaCCGTGTAGCCCTTCAAAGAGTGGACTTAAAGAACTTGAACACAAATCTAACAAATGTGATCGTGATAGGTATCATAATAGGCAAGCAGCGCCCCAATATATTTGTCTCGCAGACCTCTGAAAGCGGTCCCATTACAAAGGCCGTTTGGAACTTTACCATCAGGGACTCGATGCAGCATTACATTAATGTTAGTTACTGGGGCAGCGCCGAGCAAATATTGGAAGCCAACGATAAATTCCGCACTGGAAGTGTGGTTGAAATCGTCAATCCTCAGATTATTGTTCGAAAGTTGGAAGATAAAAGTGAGTATTTTCGTCCTATGGTAACGTCTCCTTACAAACTGTCTCTAAACGAGAGATCTGCTATTGTGTCTCATTCTGATGGAACGCAGAGATTTAAAGAGCTGCTGCATATCTCCACCAAACCCACTGCAATGTTTGTACCTCTACATGATATCCTCACTAGAGGTCAAAGTATTAAGTATGCTGATGTACTTGGGGCAGTCAGAGGGTTAAACTCCATTAGAACTGTCAACACAAAGAACAACCAGACCATACAGGTTCGGGATGTTGAGGTTTTTGATTACTCTGCTCCAAGTTTCAAGATAAGCATATGGGAACCAGACATAATCACGCGATCTGAAGCATGGAAGCCTAGAACAACTATCTTGTTTCTGGCAGATTTGAAGATAGAGTGGTCGGAGTTTCACAAAGCCTATATAGGGCAAACATCGGGCCGCACTATAGTCACTGAAAACCCCGCAATGAGCAAAGAAACAAAGGAGTTGTATGAATATGCGCAAGTAGCTCCAATTGAAACGTTCGACATTGTTGAGCAATTTGTGGCTTCTCTGCCTGCAGGCAGCATAGCAGTAGACGAAGTTGTTACTGTCAATCAATTACACCATCGCATCAACAGGTGTCTGACAAACAAGCAAACCGGGAACTCCTCATTCACAGTGGTACTCTTTGCCTTTGTGACTCAGCTGGATTTGGATGGCCTTATTCGCCCTTACGTGGTCAAATGTGGTTACTGCAAGGTTCTCATCAACCAAGTTACGTGCGAGAACCCGGATTGCCGGGCTGTTTTTGATAACGATCTGGCAGAACAAGAGCTTGCTTTCAATGTTAACATCTCCCTGTCTGACCATACGGGAACTTTGAAGAAGTGCAAATTAGGCGGGCCGACAGCAGAGGaggttttgaaatgttcacCTAAACAGTTTGCCTCCATGTCTGAGGAAGAGAAGTGTAACTTAAAATGGTTGTACTTGCTGGAGCAGTGCAAGGTTCATGTGGCTGTTATTTTCGCCCTTAGCCAGACTCCCATTGTTTCAGTTTTACATGTGGAGCGAGCAAATCCTGTGGAAGTTTCTAGGAAGCTACCGGTTTACTAG
- the Noc3 gene encoding nucleolar complex protein 3, with the protein MSVKAKVSKAKRNNQKKNKLIKQGVIKKGLKKIRKPQVHNKVAKKAPQQCDASEEESDHGEDMLQMVEEEDLDFLKQAITNRSYGILNKVKYSGRQQAISLAKPKKKKHDNDETLENEYENQIEDTSVKRIRALLPVKTQKGLVHQEIVEEIVEDSEPIKKGTVFETPQNVDEEEEDSEEGDFSLHETDIDLSKPISVTQLLATRNETLRQKKIHIGTLSSGLLENPEEKVTNLRTLLNLMDDETPEVFFTVRKLVIMSLLEVFKDILPDFEIKSINLDGVKLKKDTLKLQKYEENLLLYYKKFLQKLEKYCFWLVKKKGDSRKISEEEVKLSELSIQAMAELLSAHPYFNYAQNIAQVVVPFLNNPRKNVRDLVKGFVCNVFREDKKEEITLKILRLINSYLKTHAQNVNPEMLEVLLVLNLKDVNLDAEKEQDVKNKKLQAKKGRLLQLSKRERKRKKKLQELEKEMLETRAEESRIVKQQNQTEIMKIIFNIYFRILKNSENRKMLSVCLEGLTKFAHCINLEYYVDIVNVLSHLLKQDWLGYREQLHCIQTIFIMLSGQGEAINIDPTRFYVNLYRDLLTTHSGKTHKNSIIVLKTLIDALIKRRKKITNKRTINFVKKLATFSLQLLHNGSLGCLGLIKTLMQLNRSIDILLDLDSSGGEGKFQPEIEDPEYANASNSALFETVLLSRHYHPVVRKISRNIASGVPATGDGSLPLEYGKLTVEQLYADFDMSQMAFNPPVPVLKSTNPKARSKKRNFADLAFEKECRDFLKVMKSPGPFWISLKIN; encoded by the exons ATGTCAGTG AAAGCAAAAGTATCAAAAGCAAAGCGCAACaatcaaaaaaagaataagTTGATTAAACAGGGAGTCATCAAAAAaggtcttaaaaaaataagaaaaccaCAAGTTCACAACAAAGTTGCAAAAAAGGCACCTCAACAATGTGATGCCTCAGAAGAAGAAAGTGATCATGGGGAAGATATGCTTCAAATGGTTGAAGAAGAAGATcttgattttctaaaacaaGCCATTACCAATAGAAGTTATgggattttaaataaagtaaagTATTCTGG TCGCCAGCAAGCCATATCATTGGCTAAACCAAAAAAGAAGAAGCATGATAATGATGAAACTTTAGAGAATGAATATGAGAATCAAATTGAGGACACCAGTGTCAAAAGGATCAGGGCTTTACTACCAGTTAAAACCCAAAAGGGGTTGGTGCATCAGGAAATTGTTGAAGAAATTGTAGAAGACAGTGAaccaattaaaaaaggaacagTATTTGAAACTCCACAAAATGTtgatgaagaagaagaagataGTGAGGAAGGAGACTTCAGTCTTCATGAAACTGACATAGATCTCTCAAAACCTATTTCGGTTACCCAGCTTTTAGCCACTAGAAATGAAACATTAAggcagaaaaaaatccatataGGAACATTAAGCTCAGGACTACTAGAAAATCCTGAAGAAAAAGTAACAAACCTCAGAACATTACTTAACCTAATGGATGATGAAACTCCAGAAGTGTTCTTCACAGTACGGAAGTTAGTCATAATGTCTTTGTTGGAGGTTTTTAAAGACATACTTCCTGACTTTGAAATAAAGAGTATTAATCTTGATGGTGTAAAGCTGAAGAAAGATACCTTAAAgcttcaaaaatatgaagaaaatttgcTGCTGTACTACAAGAAGTTCCTACAAAAGCTGGAGAAATACTGCTTTTGGTTGGTTAAAAAGAAAGGGGATTCTAGGAAAATTTCTGAG GAAGAAGTAAAATTATCTGAATTATCCATCCAAGCAATGGCAGAGCTTTTATCTGCCCATCCATATTTCAACTACGCCCAAAACATTGCCCAAGTGGTAgttccatttttgaataatcCCCGAAAAAACGTCCGGGATTTAGTTAAAGGCTTTGTTTGTAATGTATTTCGGGAAGATAAAAAGGAGGAAATCACCTTAAAG attttacgGCTTATAAACAGTTATCTAAAAACACATGCACAAAATGTGAACCCTGAAATGTTGGAGGTTTTGCtggttttgaatttaaaagatGTCAATTTAGATGCTGAAAAGGAACAGgatgttaaaaataagaaactgcAAGCTAAGAAAGGCAGGCTTTTGCAATTATCTAAAAGGGAGAGAAAG AGGAAAAAGAAGCTGCAAGAACTAGAAAAGGAAATGTTAGAGACGAGGGCGGAAGAAAGTCGAATAGTCAAGCAACAAAACCAAacagaaattatgaaaataattttcaatatctaCTTTCGCATTTTGAAGAACTCagaaaataggaaaatgttAAGTGTATGTTTAGAGGGGCTGACTAA ATTTGCACACTGTATAAATTTAGAATACTATGTGGATATAGTAAATGTTCTAAGTCATTTACTGAAACAAGATTGGTTGGGATATAGGGAGCAATTGCACTGTATACAGACAATTTTCATTATGTTGAGTGGGCAAGGAGAAGCCATCAACATTGACCCAACAAG GTTTTACGTTAATTTGTACCGAGACCTTTTAACAACACATTCGGGTAAAACCCATAAAAACTCCATCATTGTCTTGAAAACATTAATTGATGCCCTCAtcaaaagaaggaaaaagatTACCAATAAAAGGACCATTAACTTTGTGAAGAAGCTTGCGACTTTTAGTTTGCAGCTCTTACACAACGG CTCCTTAGGATGTTTAGGGTTGATCAAAACTTTAATGCAACTGAATCGCTCTATAGACATATTACTGGACCTGGATAGTTCGGGTGGTGAAGGGAAATTTCAGCCGGAAATCGAAGATCCCGAATACGCCAATGCCTCAAATTCTGCCCTTTTTGAAACAGTTTTATTGTCCAGGCACTATCATCCAGTTGTAAGGAAAATTTCCAGAAACATTGCAAGTGGGGTGCCCGCTACTGGAGACGGTAGTTTGCCTCTGGAATATGGAAAGCT GACAGTGGAGCAGCTTTATGCGGATTTTGATATGTCCCAAATGGCTTTCAATCCTCCAGTGCCGGTTTTGAAAAGCACCAACCCGAAAGCTCGGTCCAAGAAGAGGAATTTCGCCGATTTGGCATTTGAGAAAGAATGCCGcgattttttgaaagttatgAAAAGTCCTGGTCCTTTCTGGATATCACTTAAAATCAATTAG
- the LOC136420138 gene encoding microtubule-associated protein Jupiter-like, with protein sequence MANVFIGFPEHRNSSRVLKPPGGETSNIFSSEIIPDVIPQKLKEGKNRGSSIQDILRSETVTTSSISALSEEKISTTTTVNGSNTMTIIQESIENEVSRPGAIHSIPDVAAEVTCKVEQMKIEEKSSKMEATEMDSEGNTKIVANESNSETSVEQSSNVKKGSSIGEILSQESIEEKKKVKGLPSPRVPPGGFSSGLW encoded by the coding sequence ATGGCAAACGTCTTTATCGGCTTCCCTGAGCACCGCAACAGCAGCCGCGTGTTGAAGCCCCCAGGGGGAGAAACCTCCAACATCTTCAGCAGCGAAATTATCCCAGATGTCATTCCTCAAAAACTCAAAGAGGGCAAGAATCGCGGCAGCAGCATTCAAGATATCCTGCGTTCTGAAACGGTCACCACCTCCTCAATTAGCGCTCTTTCCGAAGAAAAAATCTCTACCACCACCACTGTGAACGGGTCTAACACCATGACCATCATTCAGGAGAGTATCGAAAATGAAGTGTCCAGGCCTGGAGCAATTCATTCAATCCCAGATGTAGCCGCTGAGGTCACGTGCAAGGTGGAACAGATGAAGATCGAGGAGAAATCCTCGAAAATGGAGGCGACAGAGATGGATTCTGAGGGAAATACTAAAATTGTGGCCAATGAGAGTAACTCCGAAACTTCAGTGGAACAGAGCTCTAATGTGAAAAAGGGATCTTCAATTGGAGAGATTTTGAGCCAGGAGAGTATTGAAGAGAAGAAGAAAGTTAAAGGGCTGCCCTCCCCAAGGGTGCCCCCAGGTGGGTTCTCATCCGGTTTGTGGTAA